In Clostridia bacterium, the sequence CCTTCATGATCCCTATCTTTACCTCCTCCCAATCGGGACGAAGCTTCACTCGCCTTCCGCCTCTCTTTGCTGCAGCAGGAGAGGGATACGCCGAAAATGATTTGCGCTTCTCTAAATCAAGTGTCTTGGCCGCCTGAAAGGCATGCTCTGCCGAGGGGTATTCCATGCCCTCATACTCGACCGTGCAGGGATAAAAATTAGATAAAAATGCATATTCCCCTTTAAAACTCTTTATTGCCTCAGCCATCTTTTATACACCCCTTTGTTTTTTTCTATTGTAATAATACCACGGCGCATGTTCCGAAAACAGGACATCCGCCCGTGATGCGCCGCGAGAGCTTTTTTCGATTGACAAAAGGCCGTTCATATGCTATAATTCCTATTAAATACATGTGTTTACAAGCTTTTAGGGGTGATAATAATGGCATTTTCAAAAGAGGAGCTTTCGCGCTATTCGCGCCACTTCGTTCTGCCCGAGATAGGCGTTATGGGACAGAAGAAGATTCTTTCCTCAAGCGTGCTCGTCATCGGCGCGGGGGCTCTCGGCTCCGCATCACTTATGTATCTTGCGGCGGCGGGCGTGGGAAGGATAGGCATTGCCGATTTTGACCGCGTGGAGCTTTCAAATCTTCAGCGGCAGATAATCCATAACACAAAAAGCGTGG encodes:
- a CDS encoding NADAR family protein, with amino-acid sequence MAEAIKSFKGEYAFLSNFYPCTVEYEGMEYPSAEHAFQAAKTLDLEKRKSFSAYPSPAAAKRGGRRVKLRPDWEEVKIGIMKEIVRDKFTRNASDMDMKKALLLTGEAYLEEGNNHNDRFWGAVKGVGRNELGKILMEVRDELKGQP